One Microbispora sp. ZYX-F-249 genomic region harbors:
- a CDS encoding DUF3027 domain-containing protein: MSRTRIRSTPVDQACAAAVDLARRAAEDIARPGEVGEHLGFDSEGDRLVTHYFECLDRAYRGWRWAVTVTRASRARVVTVSETVLLPGSGALLAPRWVPWNERLRPGDLGVGDLLPVEADDDRLVPGFASDDEDIDKQMVFELGLGRARVLSAIGRDLAARRWRAGEAGPHTPIAHAAPAQCSTCGFYWPLAGALGLGFGVCANEYAPDDGRVVSADHGCGAHSEATTVPSMVMDPAPPILDDMGYDIIESGSVDEADSEPLGHA; this comes from the coding sequence GTGAGTCGTACCCGAATCCGTAGCACTCCAGTCGACCAGGCCTGTGCCGCGGCGGTCGACCTCGCCCGCCGGGCCGCGGAGGACATCGCGCGTCCGGGAGAGGTGGGAGAGCACCTGGGCTTCGACAGCGAGGGCGACCGGCTCGTCACCCACTACTTCGAGTGCCTCGACCGCGCCTACCGCGGCTGGCGCTGGGCGGTCACCGTCACCCGGGCCTCCCGCGCCCGCGTCGTGACCGTGAGCGAGACCGTGCTGCTGCCCGGCTCGGGCGCGCTGCTCGCTCCCCGCTGGGTGCCGTGGAACGAGCGGCTGCGCCCGGGGGACCTCGGCGTCGGCGACCTGCTGCCGGTCGAGGCCGACGACGACCGGCTCGTGCCCGGGTTCGCCTCCGACGACGAGGACATCGACAAGCAGATGGTCTTCGAGCTGGGCCTGGGGCGGGCCCGCGTCCTGTCGGCGATCGGCCGGGACCTCGCCGCCCGGCGCTGGCGGGCCGGTGAGGCCGGTCCGCACACCCCGATCGCGCACGCCGCCCCGGCGCAGTGCTCCACCTGCGGTTTCTACTGGCCGCTCGCCGGAGCGCTGGGTCTCGGCTTCGGGGTCTGCGCCAACGAGTACGCGCCGGACGACGGCCGCGTGGTGTCCGCCGACCACGGCTGCGGGGCGCACTCCGAGGCGACCACCGTGCCCTCGATGGTCATGGACCCGGCGCCCCCGATCCTGGACGACATGGGATACGACATCATCGAGTCGGGCTCCGTCGACGAGGCCGACTCCGAACCCCTGGGTCACGCCTGA
- a CDS encoding MFS transporter yields MRAPARAARRLTHAQGAGRTGLGRLIELTAAHSAGDALVTVALAGALLFGLPVGQARGQVAAYLLITMLPFAVVAPFVGPVLDRLRSGRRYIMAGTLLARGLLCWGMAGAVHASDAVTLFPSALAVLVLSKAYNVSRAAIMPSVLPADIPLVTANARVALFALVSAGVGAGLATGLSAVAGPDWVLRGAVPLFLLAGVFAVRLPRHVDAPDLEEDEPRPRWRTVLNLGPVVGEAMGANAAIRVQSGFLVFFLLFLVQDGHLRGVDPKVALALLAAAAGAGGLAGAAAGSWSRSRSPHLTVMATLALATVATIAAAFFFTVWTAAVVALVGAFAQGLGKLAFDAIVQREIGEEVRSSAFGVAETLLQIAWVLGGLLGLVMSLFVAGPAGLGVMSAALALSFGRLVMLRRRRLAARTAPAT; encoded by the coding sequence GTGAGGGCGCCGGCGCGTGCGGCGCGCCGGCTCACGCACGCCCAGGGAGCCGGCCGGACCGGCCTCGGCCGCCTGATCGAGCTGACGGCCGCGCACTCGGCCGGGGACGCGCTGGTCACGGTGGCCCTCGCCGGGGCGCTGCTGTTCGGGCTGCCGGTCGGCCAGGCCCGCGGCCAGGTCGCGGCGTACCTGCTGATCACCATGCTGCCGTTCGCGGTCGTGGCGCCCTTCGTCGGGCCGGTGCTCGACCGGCTCCGCTCGGGCCGCCGCTACATCATGGCCGGCACCCTGCTCGCGCGGGGGCTGCTGTGCTGGGGGATGGCCGGGGCCGTCCACGCCTCCGACGCCGTCACGCTGTTCCCTTCGGCGCTCGCCGTGCTGGTCCTGTCGAAGGCGTACAACGTGTCCCGTGCGGCGATCATGCCGAGCGTGCTGCCCGCCGACATTCCGCTGGTGACCGCCAACGCCAGGGTCGCGTTGTTCGCGCTTGTCTCGGCCGGCGTGGGCGCGGGTTTGGCGACCGGCCTGTCCGCCGTCGCCGGGCCCGACTGGGTGCTGCGCGGCGCCGTGCCGCTGTTCCTGCTGGCCGGGGTGTTCGCCGTACGGCTGCCGCGCCACGTGGACGCGCCCGACCTGGAGGAGGACGAGCCGCGCCCCCGATGGCGCACCGTGCTCAATCTGGGCCCGGTGGTGGGCGAGGCCATGGGCGCCAACGCCGCGATCCGGGTGCAGTCGGGATTCCTCGTGTTCTTCCTGCTGTTCCTCGTCCAGGACGGCCACCTGCGCGGCGTGGACCCGAAGGTCGCGCTGGCGCTGCTGGCCGCCGCCGCGGGCGCGGGCGGCCTGGCCGGGGCCGCCGCCGGCTCCTGGTCGCGCTCCCGGTCCCCGCACCTGACCGTCATGGCCACGCTCGCGCTGGCCACGGTGGCCACGATCGCGGCGGCGTTCTTCTTCACGGTGTGGACCGCCGCCGTCGTCGCCCTCGTGGGCGCGTTCGCCCAGGGCCTCGGCAAGCTCGCGTTCGACGCCATCGTGCAACGCGAGATCGGCGAGGAGGTGCGCTCCTCGGCGTTCGGCGTCGCCGAGACGCTGCTCCAGATCGCCTGGGTGCTGGGCGGCCTGCTGGGCCTGGTGATGTCGCTGTTCGTGGCCGGTCCGGCCGGGCTCGGCGTGATGTCCGCGGCTCTCGCGCTCTCCTTCGGCCGCCTCGTCATGCTCCGCCGCCGCAGGCTCGCCGCCCGCACCGCCCCGGCGACCTGA
- a CDS encoding cold-shock protein, translated as MPSGKVKWYDADKGFGFLTRDDGGEVFVHSSALPKGVEALKPGQKVEFGVAESRRGQQALSVRVIDQPPTLAKTVKGKAKRKKPDEMVVIVEDLIKLLDDISNSYQRGKHPDAAHAKKIATVLRAVADDLDA; from the coding sequence GTGCCGAGTGGCAAGGTCAAGTGGTACGACGCCGACAAGGGTTTCGGCTTCCTCACCCGCGACGACGGCGGTGAGGTCTTCGTGCATTCCTCCGCCCTGCCCAAGGGCGTCGAGGCGCTCAAGCCCGGGCAGAAGGTCGAGTTCGGTGTCGCCGAGAGCCGCCGGGGCCAGCAGGCGCTCTCGGTACGGGTGATCGACCAGCCCCCGACGCTGGCCAAGACCGTCAAGGGCAAGGCGAAGCGGAAGAAGCCCGACGAGATGGTCGTGATCGTCGAGGATCTGATCAAGCTGCTCGACGACATCTCGAACTCCTACCAGCGGGGCAAGCACCCGGACGCGGCGCACGCCAAGAAGATCGCGACCGTGCTCCGGGCCGTCGCCGACGACCTCGACGCCTAG
- a CDS encoding helicase-associated domain-containing protein translates to MTGTDFSEWLRGRSDERLRALVEARPELVTPVPAHIDGLAARACSPSAIGRALDRLDRFSLSVLETLALRPGPAGRETLLTLLARAVPDGPGAEALGPALDAALDLLTTRALIYGPEDALRPAPGVADALEPPAALGPPVAEVFRHHPPERLDVLLRDIDPAYEGGGGHTDGGRPARERLAALLADPATVGRLVGEVSPQARAALDELVWGPASGRLPNARRDVDTAGAQSPIEQLLARGLLGATGEETVALPREVALVLRDGRVHRDLSPGPPALEGPVRDQDLADRTAAGQAFTFVRTVEELCEVWSVDPPGVLRAGGLAVRDLRRTAQLLDLPEWAAGLVVEVAHAAGLVAAGEGEWLPTGGYDAWRIKATEDRWAVLADAWAAMERAPGLIGERDDRDRPLNALHPDLRRPGAAQMRARTLAVLESAPPGLAPTPESVLARLAWEQPRRRPALRDRLVRFALREAEHIGVTGLGVPSSHGRSVARGDGRAAGLLAPLLPRPVDHVLLQADLTAVAPGPLTTDLGRRLALTADVESKGGATVYRFSEQSIRRALDAGHSAGDLLAMLERHSATPVPQPLAYLVTDVARRHGRIRVGAASAYIRCDDPALLDEVLADKRAHLLRLRRLAPTVLASKTSRAALVDSLRAMGYAPVAESLEGDVVVARADARRTEGQLAARVTATAVPDPETLTAAVRAMRAGDSRRRPVEAPEGQVPRSPATATISALQEAIRQGSRVWIGYLDSQGHATSRILEPARMEGGYLTAYDETRATVHRFALHRITGIAEIGR, encoded by the coding sequence ATGACGGGCACGGACTTCAGCGAGTGGCTGCGCGGCCGTTCCGACGAGCGGCTGCGGGCGCTCGTGGAGGCGCGGCCCGAACTCGTGACACCCGTCCCGGCCCACATCGACGGTCTCGCTGCCCGGGCCTGCAGCCCCTCGGCGATCGGCCGGGCGCTCGACCGGCTCGACCGGTTCTCCCTCTCGGTGCTGGAGACGCTGGCCCTGCGGCCCGGCCCCGCCGGCCGTGAGACGTTGCTGACCCTGCTCGCCCGCGCCGTGCCCGACGGACCCGGCGCCGAGGCCCTCGGGCCCGCACTCGACGCCGCGCTCGACCTGCTGACCACGCGCGCCCTGATCTACGGGCCCGAGGACGCGCTGCGGCCCGCGCCCGGGGTGGCCGACGCGCTCGAACCCCCGGCCGCCCTGGGGCCGCCGGTCGCCGAGGTGTTCCGCCACCACCCGCCGGAGCGGCTCGACGTGCTCCTGCGCGACATCGACCCGGCGTACGAGGGCGGCGGCGGGCACACCGACGGCGGACGGCCCGCCAGGGAGCGTCTCGCGGCGCTGCTCGCCGACCCCGCGACGGTCGGCCGCCTCGTCGGCGAGGTCTCCCCGCAGGCGAGGGCCGCCCTGGACGAGCTGGTGTGGGGCCCGGCGAGCGGACGGCTGCCGAACGCCCGCCGCGACGTGGACACCGCGGGCGCGCAGTCGCCCATCGAGCAGTTGCTGGCCCGTGGCCTGCTGGGCGCCACCGGGGAGGAGACGGTCGCGCTCCCCCGGGAGGTCGCCCTCGTGCTGCGCGACGGCCGCGTGCACCGCGACCTGTCCCCCGGCCCGCCGGCCCTGGAGGGGCCCGTACGCGACCAGGATCTGGCCGACCGCACGGCCGCCGGGCAGGCGTTCACGTTCGTGCGCACGGTCGAGGAGCTGTGCGAGGTGTGGAGCGTGGACCCGCCGGGGGTGCTGCGCGCGGGCGGCCTCGCCGTACGGGACCTGAGGCGGACGGCGCAGCTGCTCGACCTGCCGGAATGGGCGGCGGGCCTGGTCGTCGAGGTCGCGCACGCGGCCGGGCTGGTCGCCGCCGGCGAGGGGGAATGGCTGCCGACCGGCGGCTACGACGCCTGGCGGATCAAGGCCACCGAGGACCGGTGGGCCGTGCTCGCCGACGCGTGGGCCGCGATGGAACGCGCCCCCGGGCTGATCGGCGAGCGCGACGACCGCGACCGCCCGCTGAACGCCCTCCACCCGGACCTGCGCAGGCCGGGGGCCGCCCAGATGCGGGCACGCACGCTCGCCGTGCTGGAGTCCGCGCCGCCCGGCCTCGCTCCGACGCCCGAGTCGGTGCTGGCCCGGCTCGCCTGGGAGCAGCCCCGCCGCCGTCCCGCGCTGCGCGACCGGCTCGTCCGGTTCGCCCTGCGCGAGGCCGAGCACATCGGCGTGACCGGCCTCGGCGTGCCGTCCTCGCACGGCCGCTCGGTCGCGCGCGGGGACGGTCGCGCGGCGGGCCTGCTCGCGCCGCTGCTGCCGCGACCGGTCGACCACGTGCTGCTGCAGGCCGACCTGACGGCCGTGGCGCCGGGCCCGCTGACCACCGACCTCGGCCGCCGGCTCGCGCTCACGGCCGACGTGGAGAGCAAGGGCGGGGCGACGGTGTACCGCTTCTCCGAGCAGTCGATCCGCCGGGCGCTCGACGCGGGGCACTCCGCCGGCGACCTGCTCGCCATGCTGGAGCGCCACTCGGCCACCCCGGTCCCCCAGCCGCTGGCCTACCTGGTGACGGACGTCGCCCGCCGCCACGGCCGCATCCGCGTCGGCGCGGCGTCGGCCTACATCCGGTGCGACGATCCGGCCCTGCTCGACGAGGTGCTCGCCGACAAACGGGCCCACCTGCTGCGGCTGCGGCGGCTCGCACCGACCGTGCTGGCTTCCAAGACGTCCCGGGCGGCGCTGGTCGACTCGCTGCGGGCGATGGGATACGCACCGGTGGCCGAGTCGCTGGAGGGCGACGTGGTCGTCGCACGGGCCGACGCCCGGCGGACCGAGGGGCAGCTCGCCGCCCGCGTGACCGCCACCGCCGTGCCCGACCCCGAGACGCTGACCGCCGCCGTGCGCGCGATGCGGGCGGGAGACTCGCGGCGGCGGCCGGTCGAGGCGCCCGAGGGCCAGGTGCCCCGATCCCCCGCGACCGCCACGATCAGCGCGCTCCAGGAGGCCATCCGGCAGGGGTCGCGGGTGTGGATCGGCTACCTCGACTCGCAGGGGCACGCCACCAGCCGCATCCTCGAACCGGCCCGGATGGAGGGCGGCTACCTCACCGCGTACGACGAGACCCGGGCGACGGTCCACCGCTTCGCCCTGCACCGGATCACGGGCATCGCCGAGATCGGACGATGA